Proteins encoded in a region of the Geobacillus genomosp. 3 genome:
- a CDS encoding 2-dehydropantoate 2-reductase, with product MNIGIVGGGAVGLLLAAYLGQRHKVTVYTRRLAQAEQLAKHGVSLKKNGETVTVAVQARPFAGAELVEPLVFVTVKQYDIAAVCAQLDSFRRVRTLVFLQNGMGHLEQLSVFADKNVVVGVVEHGAFKLDDRAVVHTGVGKLLLAPLYGSPAMAAELSGDDDFPIEWADDWERILVDKLIVNAVINPLTALLQVKNGALLDVAPYREMMAQLFDEVRQVLPLRDAGQAWQRIVHICRNTADNYSSMYMDVANGRRTEIDAILGYVLKQGEARGIALPLIRFVVCALKGKEGGNADG from the coding sequence GTGAATATTGGCATTGTCGGCGGCGGCGCAGTCGGGCTGTTGCTCGCTGCTTATCTCGGGCAGCGCCACAAAGTAACGGTTTATACGAGGCGCTTGGCCCAAGCGGAGCAGCTTGCCAAACATGGTGTTTCTCTGAAAAAAAATGGAGAAACGGTGACTGTGGCGGTTCAAGCGCGGCCGTTTGCCGGAGCAGAGCTCGTTGAGCCGCTCGTATTTGTGACTGTCAAACAGTATGATATCGCTGCTGTTTGTGCACAACTCGACTCGTTTCGCCGCGTCCGCACGCTTGTTTTTTTGCAAAACGGCATGGGGCATCTCGAACAGTTGTCCGTTTTTGCTGACAAAAACGTCGTTGTCGGTGTGGTGGAGCACGGCGCTTTCAAACTTGACGATCGGGCTGTCGTGCATACAGGCGTCGGCAAGCTGTTGCTCGCTCCGTTATACGGGTCGCCTGCTATGGCTGCCGAACTGTCCGGGGATGATGATTTTCCGATCGAATGGGCGGATGATTGGGAGCGCATTCTTGTCGACAAGCTTATCGTTAATGCGGTCATCAATCCGCTGACAGCACTGCTGCAAGTAAAAAACGGGGCGCTCTTGGACGTTGCGCCGTATCGGGAAATGATGGCACAGCTGTTCGACGAAGTGCGGCAAGTGCTGCCTCTTCGCGACGCCGGACAGGCATGGCAGCGCATTGTCCATATATGCCGAAACACGGCGGACAACTATTCATCGATGTATATGGATGTGGCAAACGGGCGCCGGACGGAAATCGATGCGATTTTAGGCTATGTGCTAAAGCAAGGGGAAGCGCGCGGTATTGCGTTGCCGCTCATTCGCTTTGTCGTTTGTGCGCTGAAAGGAAAAGAAGGGGGGAACGCGGATGGGTGA
- a CDS encoding DUF3397 domain-containing protein yields the protein MGDWLAPMLATFVTLPLLLFLLIYLGARLFGGRKRAAFYAAVNVATAFFIAAVYFLLAVLFGKSYLVHLLLFLFGLHTAIALGYWRKKIDFRPAAVFRLFWRASFLIFAFLYAGLLVYGMVARVAANL from the coding sequence ATGGGTGATTGGCTCGCACCGATGCTGGCGACATTTGTGACGCTGCCACTTTTACTATTTTTGCTCATCTATTTGGGAGCGCGCCTGTTTGGCGGGCGGAAGCGGGCGGCGTTTTACGCTGCGGTCAACGTTGCGACCGCATTTTTCATCGCTGCTGTCTATTTTTTGCTGGCTGTGTTGTTCGGAAAATCGTATTTGGTTCATCTCCTTCTCTTTTTGTTCGGTCTGCACACCGCCATCGCGCTCGGCTATTGGCGGAAAAAGATAGATTTTCGCCCGGCGGCAGTGTTCCGCTTGTTTTGGCGGGCGAGTTTTCTCATTTTTGCTTTCCTTTATGCCGGGCTGCTCGTATACGGCATGGTGGCGCGCGTCGCCGCCAACCTTTGA
- the bshC gene encoding bacillithiol biosynthesis cysteine-adding enzyme BshC codes for MEVREVPLPAATKLAADYITGAFPAEKGFAYVRADDDAFRRRLSHVQGKTYDRRALADYLSAYHRRFSASAATMNNIDKLRDENSVVIVGGQQAGLLTGPLYTIYKIITIIQLAKEQERKLGVPVVPLFWIAGEDHDIAEVDHVYVVEDGEVKKAAYPHRLNEKRMAADVPLDRELAGAWVERVVKTYGETDITNELLSFLTACLDDSRTFVDFFAAIVLRLFANDGLVVLNAGDAAVRPLERRFFAALIDRHRDVTSAVLAQQETLRALGYTPLIEIAPDAANLFYYDGYERSLLHYDAGRRVFRNKAGNIAFTKQELLELAETKPACLSNNVVTRPLMQEYLLPTLAFIAGPGEIAYWAELKEVFSLFGMEVPPVVPRLQATIVSRSLQTDLADIGLEAADVLSGRLEEAREQWRKETAEVPLAEAFAKAKADIEAAHRPLRALGMEIDRGLEGLVAKNAAIIQSQIEFLQQTLQRALLRKHEAEWRKFWRVETALRPNGAPQERVWNVFYYVNRYGFDFVEKLSAIGAPENGMHKIVYM; via the coding sequence ATGGAAGTTCGCGAAGTTCCGCTGCCGGCGGCAACGAAGCTGGCTGCTGATTACATAACCGGTGCATTTCCGGCTGAGAAGGGGTTTGCCTATGTCCGGGCAGATGATGATGCGTTTCGCCGGCGGCTGTCCCATGTGCAAGGAAAAACGTATGACCGGCGCGCGCTTGCCGATTACTTGTCCGCCTATCATCGCCGTTTTTCCGCCAGCGCGGCGACGATGAACAATATCGATAAGCTGCGCGATGAAAACAGTGTTGTGATCGTCGGCGGGCAGCAGGCCGGACTGCTGACCGGGCCGCTTTATACGATTTATAAAATCATTACGATTATCCAGCTTGCCAAAGAGCAGGAACGAAAACTTGGCGTACCCGTCGTGCCGCTGTTTTGGATCGCCGGCGAAGACCACGACATCGCCGAGGTTGACCATGTATATGTTGTCGAGGACGGCGAAGTGAAAAAAGCGGCGTATCCGCACAGGCTGAACGAAAAGCGAATGGCCGCCGATGTGCCGCTTGATCGCGAGCTCGCTGGCGCATGGGTTGAGCGCGTCGTCAAAACATACGGGGAAACGGACATAACGAATGAACTGCTCTCATTTCTCACAGCGTGCTTGGACGATTCCCGCACGTTTGTCGACTTTTTTGCCGCCATTGTCCTGCGCCTGTTTGCCAATGACGGTTTAGTCGTTCTCAACGCCGGCGATGCGGCGGTGCGCCCGCTTGAGCGCCGTTTTTTCGCCGCGCTCATTGACCGTCATCGCGATGTGACATCAGCCGTGCTGGCCCAGCAAGAGACGCTGCGGGCGCTCGGATATACGCCGCTTATCGAGATCGCGCCGGATGCGGCCAACTTGTTTTATTACGACGGCTATGAGCGCTCTCTTTTGCACTATGATGCGGGGCGGAGGGTGTTTCGCAATAAGGCCGGGAATATCGCCTTCACAAAGCAAGAGCTGCTCGAACTCGCTGAAACGAAGCCGGCCTGTTTAAGCAACAATGTCGTCACCCGCCCGCTCATGCAAGAATATTTGCTGCCAACGCTCGCCTTTATTGCCGGTCCTGGGGAAATTGCCTATTGGGCAGAGTTGAAAGAGGTGTTCTCCCTGTTTGGGATGGAAGTGCCGCCGGTTGTGCCGCGCTTGCAGGCGACGATCGTCAGCCGCTCGCTGCAAACCGATCTGGCCGATATTGGTCTTGAGGCGGCTGATGTATTGTCTGGACGGCTCGAGGAGGCCAGGGAGCAATGGCGCAAGGAGACGGCTGAAGTTCCACTGGCTGAGGCGTTTGCCAAGGCGAAAGCCGACATCGAAGCGGCGCACCGGCCGCTGCGCGCGCTTGGCATGGAAATTGACCGCGGATTGGAAGGATTGGTGGCGAAAAATGCCGCCATCATTCAGTCACAAATCGAGTTTCTTCAGCAAACGTTACAGCGGGCGCTGCTGCGTAAACATGAGGCCGAATGGCGAAAATTTTGGCGCGTGGAAACGGCTCTACGGCCGAACGGTGCGCCCCAGGAGCGGGTTTGGAATGTGTTTTACTATGTGAACCGTTACGGATTTGATTTTGTAGAAAAACTTTCAGCGATCGGCGCCCCGGAAAACGGGATGCATAAAATTGTATATATGTAA
- the rsmH gene encoding 16S rRNA (cytosine(1402)-N(4))-methyltransferase RsmH: MFEHTTVLLKEAIDGLNVRPDGVYVDCTLGGGGHSEYLLSRLSEKGKLFAFDQDEAAILHARKRLARYGEQVQFINRNFRFLREELSALGIDTVDGIVFDLGVSSPQLDEPERGFSYQHDAPLDMRMDRKQRLTAAEIVNCWSYEELVRIFFRYGEEKFSKQVARKIEEMRRKKPIETTGELVEVIKAAIPAPARRSGGHPAKRIFQALRIAVNDELEAFREALEQAIDLLAPGGRVSVITFHSLEDRICKETLKKASESPPLPPGLPVLPDDYRPVLKIITRKPIVPSDEELERNNRARSAKLRIAEKL; this comes from the coding sequence GTGTTTGAACATACAACCGTGTTGTTAAAGGAAGCGATCGATGGGTTAAACGTCCGCCCGGACGGTGTCTATGTCGATTGTACGTTAGGCGGAGGCGGCCATAGCGAATATTTGCTTTCCCGTCTCTCGGAAAAAGGGAAACTGTTTGCGTTTGACCAGGACGAGGCCGCCATTTTGCACGCGCGCAAGCGGCTCGCCCGTTACGGCGAACAAGTGCAGTTCATAAATCGGAATTTCCGGTTTTTGCGCGAGGAGCTTTCAGCCCTTGGCATCGATACTGTTGATGGTATAGTGTTTGACTTAGGCGTTTCTTCCCCGCAGCTCGACGAGCCGGAACGCGGCTTCAGCTATCAGCATGACGCGCCGCTTGACATGCGGATGGACCGCAAGCAGCGGCTTACGGCGGCGGAGATCGTCAACTGCTGGTCATATGAGGAGCTTGTCCGCATTTTTTTCCGTTACGGCGAAGAAAAGTTTTCGAAACAGGTGGCGCGCAAAATCGAGGAGATGCGCCGCAAAAAGCCGATCGAAACGACCGGGGAGCTCGTTGAGGTGATTAAAGCGGCGATCCCGGCCCCGGCGCGCCGCAGCGGCGGACATCCGGCCAAACGTATTTTCCAGGCGCTTCGCATCGCGGTCAATGATGAACTGGAGGCGTTCCGCGAGGCGCTCGAGCAGGCGATCGATCTGTTGGCGCCGGGCGGGCGAGTGAGCGTTATTACGTTTCATTCGCTCGAAGACCGGATTTGCAAAGAAACGTTGAAAAAAGCAAGCGAGAGCCCGCCATTGCCCCCGGGGCTTCCGGTTCTCCCCGATGACTACCGCCCCGTGCTGAAAATCATTACAAGAAAGCCGATCGTTCCTTCCGACGAGGAGCTGGAACGAAACAACCGCGCCCGTTCGGCCAAACTTCGCATCGCCGAAAAACTGTGA
- the ftsL gene encoding cell division protein FtsL: MNDLAVKVVREQKRPAVPPSPQPQRKRRFRFTLAEKLLVVSFLLFTFYVAVQMVSSQVQIYELNKDVQKLEAAIDEQKKENNDLYVEVQRLSAYERILQKAKELGLSLNENHVKVVQE, encoded by the coding sequence GTGAACGATTTGGCAGTCAAAGTAGTGCGCGAACAAAAGCGTCCGGCTGTACCACCGAGCCCGCAGCCACAGCGAAAACGGCGTTTTCGTTTCACGTTGGCCGAGAAGCTGCTCGTTGTCTCGTTTTTGCTGTTTACCTTTTACGTGGCAGTTCAGATGGTCTCAAGCCAAGTGCAAATTTATGAGCTCAATAAAGACGTGCAAAAGTTGGAGGCGGCCATTGATGAACAGAAAAAGGAAAATAATGACCTATACGTTGAAGTGCAGCGGCTGAGCGCGTACGAGCGCATTTTGCAAAAGGCGAAGGAGCTCGGGTTGTCGCTTAACGAAAATCATGTAAAAGTCGTGCAGGAATGA
- a CDS encoding penicillin-binding protein, which produces MEMKKHYNTHRGAGVLFIIFSLLFFLLFARFLQLQWTGKADGHVLAAKAEQQHKQTRTIEAKRGTIFDRNGTILAQDVPSYTVVAILDPEMTTDPDHPRHVIDPEKTAKKLAPLLGMDVEDMERILTKKAKQVEFGSYGRNISFELKRKIEALDLPGIAFIRDTARFYPNGTFASHVIGYAQKNGENETVGKMGVEKWLDRYLREKDGYVSFAGDVNGFRLPAAKEHIVKPDNGANVYLTIDGKIQTFLEDAMNSVEKQYRPKKMIAIVADPKTGKILAMATRPSFDPNKRDITNFLNDAISYPYEPGSTMKVFTLAAAVNEGVYNGKETYRSGSYKVGPNTIRDHNDVGWGTITFEEGVQRSSNVAFSILVKEKLGEDRFLQYLHRFRFDQKTGIDLPNEAVGQIRYRYPIERITTGFGQGTSVTPIQQIQAATAIANDGKMMKPYVIEKAVDPDNGKVVLDHEPTVVGEPVTAETARKVRDILETVVTAEHGTGRPYQIDGYGVAGKTGTAQIPSAAGGYLTGRENYIFSFLGMAPADDPRLVMYVAVQQPQLDVTETGAAPVSQIFTTVMKSSLHYLHIEPDEDKQAEPETAGRRALDSLIGQTAIAAAEQLKEKGYVPVVIGNGKYVEQQLPRGGERLLPGERVVLKTDGAATMPDLRGFSLRDAMKVANVLGLRPSTKGTGYVVSQNIRPGAEVRKGDYLIVELAPPRQWEEAAAKKEQEAAEREDDEPHE; this is translated from the coding sequence ATGGAAATGAAAAAGCATTACAACACCCATCGGGGAGCAGGGGTTTTGTTTATTATTTTTAGCCTGCTCTTTTTCTTGCTTTTTGCCCGTTTTCTCCAGCTGCAATGGACTGGAAAAGCAGACGGCCATGTGTTGGCCGCGAAAGCCGAACAGCAGCATAAACAAACGCGGACGATCGAAGCGAAGCGCGGGACGATTTTTGACCGCAACGGCACCATTTTAGCGCAGGATGTGCCTTCCTATACGGTCGTGGCCATTTTGGATCCCGAGATGACGACTGACCCGGATCATCCGCGCCATGTCATCGACCCGGAAAAAACAGCGAAAAAGCTGGCGCCGTTGCTTGGCATGGATGTTGAGGACATGGAGCGCATTTTAACGAAAAAGGCGAAGCAAGTTGAGTTCGGCTCTTACGGCCGCAACATCAGCTTTGAGCTGAAGCGGAAAATTGAGGCGCTCGATTTGCCGGGCATCGCCTTTATCCGCGACACCGCCCGTTTTTATCCAAACGGCACGTTTGCTTCGCATGTCATTGGATATGCGCAAAAAAACGGGGAAAACGAAACAGTCGGCAAAATGGGAGTGGAAAAATGGCTTGACCGCTATTTGCGCGAAAAAGACGGCTATGTGTCATTTGCCGGCGATGTGAACGGCTTTCGCCTGCCGGCGGCAAAAGAGCATATCGTCAAGCCGGACAATGGGGCGAACGTCTACTTGACGATCGATGGAAAAATCCAAACGTTTTTAGAAGATGCCATGAATAGCGTCGAGAAGCAGTACAGACCGAAAAAAATGATCGCCATTGTCGCCGATCCGAAAACAGGAAAAATTTTGGCTATGGCCACCCGCCCGAGTTTCGACCCAAACAAACGTGATATTACGAACTTTTTAAATGACGCCATTTCCTATCCGTACGAGCCGGGATCGACGATGAAAGTGTTTACGCTCGCTGCGGCCGTCAATGAAGGAGTCTATAACGGCAAGGAAACGTATCGCTCCGGCTCTTACAAAGTCGGGCCCAATACGATTCGCGACCATAACGATGTCGGCTGGGGGACGATCACGTTTGAGGAGGGGGTGCAGCGTTCATCGAACGTCGCCTTTTCCATTTTAGTGAAAGAAAAGCTCGGTGAGGACCGGTTTTTGCAATATTTGCATCGCTTCCGTTTCGACCAGAAAACCGGCATTGATTTGCCGAATGAGGCGGTTGGGCAAATCCGCTATCGCTATCCGATCGAACGGATTACGACCGGATTTGGCCAAGGGACGTCGGTGACGCCGATTCAGCAAATTCAAGCGGCAACCGCGATTGCTAACGATGGGAAAATGATGAAACCGTATGTGATTGAAAAAGCGGTCGATCCGGACAACGGCAAAGTCGTTCTTGATCATGAACCGACTGTCGTCGGCGAACCGGTCACGGCGGAAACGGCGCGCAAAGTGCGCGACATTTTAGAAACGGTTGTCACCGCGGAACACGGCACCGGCCGCCCGTACCAGATCGATGGCTACGGTGTCGCCGGCAAAACCGGGACGGCGCAAATTCCGTCGGCTGCCGGCGGCTACTTGACCGGCCGGGAGAACTATATTTTTTCGTTTTTAGGCATGGCGCCGGCCGATGATCCGCGGCTCGTCATGTATGTGGCTGTTCAGCAGCCGCAACTTGATGTTACTGAAACCGGGGCGGCGCCGGTGTCACAAATTTTTACGACAGTGATGAAAAGCAGTCTGCACTATTTGCATATTGAACCGGATGAAGACAAACAGGCGGAGCCCGAAACAGCGGGGCGGCGCGCGCTTGACTCGTTGATCGGCCAGACGGCCATCGCAGCGGCAGAACAGCTGAAAGAAAAAGGATATGTGCCGGTCGTCATCGGCAACGGCAAATATGTCGAACAGCAGCTTCCACGCGGCGGCGAGCGTCTTCTTCCCGGCGAGCGGGTCGTGCTGAAAACGGACGGGGCGGCAACGATGCCGGATTTGCGCGGCTTTTCGCTGCGAGATGCCATGAAAGTCGCCAACGTGCTCGGGCTGCGGCCAAGTACGAAAGGAACCGGTTATGTTGTCAGCCAAAACATTCGTCCGGGAGCGGAAGTGCGCAAAGGGGATTATTTGATTGTCGAGCTGGCTCCGCCGCGCCAATGGGAGGAAGCAGCGGCGAAGAAAGAACAAGAGGCGGCCGAACGGGAAGACGACGAGCCGCACGAATGA
- a CDS encoding stage V sporulation protein D produces MRVSYVTVRKRLTIVFLIGIFIFAVIDLRLGYVQFWLGDMLAERAKGLWGRNIPFEPKRGEILDRNGVPLATNMSAPTVYVIPRQVKNPAEAAEKLAAVLGAPVESIYKQITQATSIVRLKEGRKISDEKAASVHALDLDGVYIAEDTKRYYPFGSYLSHVLGFTGIDNQGLTGLELYYDKELSGERGSVQFYSDAKGRRMPDMADDYTPPTDGLNLVLTIDSRIQTIIERELDIAEAKYNPDGIIAIAMNPNTGEILAMASRPTFDPANYRNVPPEIYNRNLPIWSTYEPGSTFKIITLAAALEEEKVNLLKDHFFDPGYAKVAGATLRCWKKGGHGEQTFLEVVQNSCNPGFVALGERLGKETLFDYIKQFGFGEKTGIDLQGEGTGILFDLKRVGPVELATTAFGQGVSVTPIQQVAAVSAAINGGVLYTPYIAKEWRDPETGEVVRRNTPKAKRRVISEETSKQVRYALESVVAQGTGKKAYVEGYRVGGKTGTAQKAQGGRYLQNNHIVSFIGFAPADDPQLVVYVAVDNPKGTVQFGGTVAAPIVGKVMEDSLRAMNVKPRKDQLAKERDWNDPKVIEVPNLIGLTKKDLQEQLFDLKLDVSGEGDMVVEQSPEPGAKVKEGSTIRIYLAKNEAAEGQ; encoded by the coding sequence ATGCGCGTGTCGTACGTTACCGTGCGCAAGCGGTTGACAATCGTGTTTTTGATCGGGATTTTCATTTTTGCCGTTATCGATCTCCGTCTCGGCTACGTCCAATTTTGGCTCGGCGATATGTTAGCGGAACGGGCGAAAGGGCTATGGGGCCGGAACATCCCGTTTGAACCGAAACGCGGCGAAATTTTGGACCGCAACGGCGTCCCGTTGGCGACGAATATGAGCGCCCCGACGGTGTACGTCATCCCCCGGCAAGTGAAAAATCCGGCGGAAGCGGCCGAAAAGCTGGCCGCTGTGTTGGGCGCGCCGGTCGAATCCATTTATAAGCAAATTACGCAAGCAACATCGATCGTCCGTCTAAAGGAAGGACGGAAAATTTCTGATGAAAAGGCGGCGAGCGTGCATGCGCTCGACTTGGACGGGGTGTATATCGCCGAAGACACGAAGCGCTACTATCCGTTTGGCAGCTATTTGTCGCATGTGCTTGGCTTTACTGGCATTGACAATCAGGGGCTCACCGGGCTTGAGCTGTACTATGACAAAGAGTTAAGCGGAGAGCGCGGTTCTGTGCAATTTTATTCCGATGCAAAAGGACGGCGCATGCCCGATATGGCCGATGACTATACACCGCCGACCGACGGTTTGAACTTAGTGTTGACAATTGACTCGCGCATCCAGACGATTATTGAACGAGAGCTCGATATCGCGGAGGCGAAATACAATCCGGACGGCATCATCGCCATCGCCATGAACCCGAATACAGGCGAAATTTTGGCGATGGCGAGCCGCCCGACATTCGACCCGGCCAACTACCGCAACGTTCCTCCTGAAATTTATAACCGCAACTTGCCGATTTGGAGTACATATGAGCCGGGGTCAACGTTCAAAATCATTACGCTTGCGGCAGCTCTTGAGGAAGAGAAAGTGAATTTGCTCAAAGATCACTTTTTTGATCCGGGCTATGCCAAAGTAGCCGGCGCTACGCTTCGCTGTTGGAAAAAAGGCGGCCATGGGGAGCAAACGTTTTTGGAAGTCGTGCAGAACTCGTGCAACCCGGGGTTTGTGGCGCTGGGCGAACGGCTCGGAAAGGAAACGTTGTTTGATTATATTAAGCAATTTGGGTTTGGCGAGAAAACCGGAATCGACTTGCAAGGGGAAGGAACGGGGATTTTGTTTGATCTAAAACGGGTCGGGCCGGTTGAACTGGCGACGACTGCATTTGGTCAAGGGGTGTCGGTGACGCCGATCCAGCAAGTCGCCGCCGTATCGGCTGCGATCAATGGAGGTGTTTTGTACACTCCATACATCGCCAAGGAGTGGCGCGACCCGGAAACAGGCGAAGTCGTCCGCCGCAATACGCCAAAGGCGAAACGGCGCGTCATTTCCGAGGAAACGTCGAAACAAGTCCGGTATGCACTTGAAAGTGTCGTCGCCCAAGGAACAGGGAAAAAGGCGTATGTCGAAGGATACCGGGTCGGTGGAAAAACCGGGACGGCACAAAAAGCGCAAGGAGGCCGCTATTTGCAAAACAACCATATTGTGTCGTTCATCGGCTTCGCCCCGGCCGACGATCCGCAGCTTGTTGTATACGTTGCGGTTGACAACCCGAAAGGAACGGTTCAGTTTGGTGGTACGGTTGCCGCTCCGATCGTTGGAAAAGTGATGGAAGACAGCCTGCGCGCCATGAATGTGAAGCCGCGCAAGGACCAACTTGCCAAAGAGCGGGATTGGAACGATCCGAAAGTGATCGAAGTGCCGAACTTAATCGGATTGACAAAAAAAGATTTGCAAGAACAACTTTTTGACTTAAAATTAGATGTTAGTGGCGAGGGAGATATGGTCGTTGAACAGTCCCCAGAGCCAGGGGCGAAAGTGAAAGAAGGGTCGACGATTCGCATTTATTTGGCGAAAAACGAGGCGGCAGAGGGACAGTAA
- a CDS encoding UDP-N-acetylmuramoyl-L-alanyl-D-glutamate--2,6-diaminopimelate ligase, with protein MKLQTLLSRLPGFWAHRGGNPDIVALEMDSRHVTPGSLFFCLKGFTADGHNFAEQAVARGAVAIVAERPLSVNVPVVLVSDSRRAMAILADAFYGHPTHRLHLIGVTGTNGKTTTTHIIEQIARKAGKKTGLIGTVGMKIGDRSYPAVNTTPESLVLQRTFKQMVDEGVELAAMEVSSHALHQGRVHGCDYDVAVFTNLTQDHLDYHGTMEEYRNAKGLLFAQLGNRYDEQRPKFAVFNHDDPVSQYYKHMTAAPVITYGIREKSDVTAEQIAMTPSGMAFRLCTPHGSAAVETKLVGLFNVYNILAAAAACLASGFSLETIVTALAAVAPVPGRFETVDEGQNFTIIVDYAHTPDSVENALKTVRQFAKRNVYVVIGCGGDRDRTKRPLMAQAAVRYADVAVFTSDNPRSEDPGQILRDMEAGVSAGDGTYVTIPDREEAIRYAIGQAQEGDVVLIAGKGHETYQIIGGDVIDFDDRAVARAAVKERR; from the coding sequence ATGAAATTACAAACGCTGCTGTCGCGCTTGCCCGGCTTTTGGGCGCATCGTGGAGGCAACCCAGACATCGTTGCGCTGGAGATGGACTCGCGCCATGTCACGCCCGGCTCTCTCTTTTTTTGTCTGAAAGGCTTTACCGCCGATGGGCACAATTTTGCCGAACAGGCGGTGGCGCGCGGGGCGGTGGCGATTGTAGCCGAGCGTCCGCTCTCGGTGAACGTGCCGGTCGTTCTCGTATCGGACAGCCGGCGGGCGATGGCGATTTTAGCGGATGCGTTCTACGGTCACCCGACTCATCGCCTTCATTTAATCGGAGTGACGGGCACAAACGGTAAAACGACGACGACTCATATCATTGAGCAAATTGCGAGAAAGGCCGGCAAGAAAACTGGGCTCATCGGCACGGTCGGGATGAAAATCGGCGACCGCTCTTACCCGGCGGTGAATACAACACCGGAGTCCCTCGTTTTGCAGCGCACGTTTAAACAGATGGTTGACGAAGGCGTGGAGTTGGCGGCCATGGAAGTGTCGTCGCATGCCCTCCATCAAGGGCGAGTGCACGGCTGTGATTACGATGTCGCCGTGTTTACGAACTTGACGCAAGACCACTTAGACTATCATGGGACAATGGAAGAATACCGGAACGCCAAAGGGCTTTTGTTTGCCCAGCTCGGCAACCGCTACGACGAGCAGCGGCCGAAATTTGCCGTTTTCAATCATGATGATCCTGTTTCGCAATATTATAAACATATGACGGCAGCGCCGGTCATCACATATGGCATTCGCGAGAAAAGCGATGTGACGGCGGAACAGATTGCCATGACCCCGTCCGGCATGGCGTTCCGGCTATGCACGCCGCACGGGTCGGCAGCGGTGGAAACGAAGCTTGTCGGCTTGTTTAACGTCTATAACATTCTCGCCGCTGCAGCTGCCTGTCTTGCCTCTGGTTTTTCGCTTGAAACGATTGTGACGGCTTTGGCTGCCGTCGCTCCGGTGCCGGGGCGGTTTGAAACGGTCGATGAGGGGCAAAATTTTACTATTATCGTCGATTATGCCCATACGCCGGACAGTGTAGAAAACGCGCTGAAAACGGTGCGTCAATTTGCGAAGCGAAACGTATATGTGGTGATCGGCTGCGGCGGTGACCGCGACCGGACCAAGCGGCCGCTCATGGCGCAAGCGGCGGTGCGTTACGCGGATGTCGCTGTTTTTACCTCCGATAACCCGCGCTCGGAAGATCCGGGGCAAATTTTGCGCGATATGGAGGCCGGCGTCAGCGCCGGGGACGGAACGTATGTGACCATTCCCGACCGGGAAGAGGCGATCCGTTATGCCATTGGGCAGGCGCAAGAAGGAGATGTTGTGTTAATTGCCGGCAAAGGGCATGAAACGTATCAAATCATCGGCGGCGATGTGATCGACTTTGATGATCGTGCTGTCGCCCGAGCGGCGGTGAAGGAGAGAAGATGA